The region GCGCCGTCTGGATCGTGGACACCAAGAAGGAGCACATCGCGGTCGGTGAGGCCCGGAAGCTCAACATCCCGGTCGTCGCCATCCTCGACACCAACTGCGACCCCGACGAGGTCGACTACAAGATCCCGGGCAACGACGACGCGATCCGCTCCGTCACCCTGCTCACCCGCGTGATCGCCGACGCCGTCGCCGAGGGCCTCATCTCCCGTTCCGGTGCCGGCAAGGCCGAGGGTGACAAGGCCGCGGGCGAGCCGCTCGCCGCGTGGGAGCGCGACCTGCTCGAGGGCGAGAAGAAGTCCGACGACGCCGAGGTCCAGACCTCCGCCGAGACGGAGAAGGTCGCCGACGCCGAGCAGGCCGAGGTTGTCGCCGAGGCCGAGGCCGCTGTCGAGGCCCCGGCCGCCGAGGCCCCCGTCGCCGAGGCCCCGGCCGCGGACGCCGAGCAGGCCTGACCCCTCACCCCTTCGGGTCACGAACGGCGGGGGCACACCGAGCCCCCGCCGTTCGGCCCGTAGATCTTCAGACTTCGAGAGAGATTCCAGGAATCATGGCGAACTACACCGCCGCCGACGTCAAGAAGCTCCGTGAGCTCACCGGCGCCGGCATGATGGACTGCAAGAAGGCGCTGGACGAGGCCGACGGCAACGTCGACAAGGCCGTCGAGGCGCTGCGCATCAAGGGCCAGAAGGGCGTCGCCAAGCGCGAAGGCCGCTCCGCCGAGAACGGCGCCGTGGTCTCCATCATCGCTGACGACAACACCTCCGGTGTCCTGGTCGAGCTGAAGTGCGAGACGGACTTCGTCGCCAAGGGTGAGAAGTTCCAGGCCGTCGCCAACGAGATCGCCCAGCACGTCGTCAAGACGTCGCCGGCCGACCTCGAGGCGCTGCTCGGCTCCGAGATCGTGCCCGGCAAGACGGTTCAGGCGTTCGTCGACGAGGCCAACGCCAACCTGGGCGAGAAGATCGTCCTGGACCGCTTCGCCCAGTTCTCCGGTGCCTACGTGACCGCGTACATGCACCGCACCATGCCCGACCTGCCCCCGCAGATCGGTGTCCTGGTCGAGCTGGACAAGGCCGACGCCGACCTCGCCAAGGGTGTCGCGCAGCACATCGCCGCCTTCGCGCCGAAGTACCTCTCCAAGGAGGACGTCCCGGCCGAGGTCGTCGAGTCCGAGCGCCGCGTCGCCGAGGAGACCACCCGCGCCGAGGGCAAGCCCGAGGCCGCCCTCCCGAAGATCGTCGAGGGTCGCGTCAACGGCTTCTTCAAGGAGGCCACCCTCCTCGGTCAGCCGTATGCGCTCGACAACAAGAAGTCCGTCCAGAAGGTCCTGGACGAGGCCGGTGTCACCCTGAAGCGCTTCGTGCGCATCAAGGTCGGCATCTGAGTCCGTACCGCGATCGACGCGCGACCCCTATAGGGTCGGCAGCAGTCGTCCGCGTACGCCGACACGCGCGCGTGCGTGACGGACGACAGCAGATCTGACGAGGAGGCCATTGCCGCGTATGGGAGACAACACCCCACCGGCAATGGCCTTCTTCGTATGTGCACCATGAGGAGATCTCCATGACCACCACCCAGGCCGACAAGGGCGAGAAGACCGACGACGGCAAAGGCGCGGGCCGCTTTCTGCTGAAGCTTTCCGGCGAGGCGTTCGCCGGAGGCGGCGGACTGGGCGTCGACCCCGACGTGGTGCACAAGATCGCCCGCGAGATCGCGGCCGTCGTGCGCGGCGGCGCCCAGATCGCCGTCGTCATCGGCGGCGGCAACTTCTTCCGCGGCGCCGAGCTCCAGCAGCGCGGCATGGACCGGGCCCGGTCCGACTACATGGGCATGCTCGGCACGGTCATGAACTGCCTCGCCCTCCAGGACTTCCTGGAGAAGGAGGGCATCGACAGCCGCGTGCAGACCGCCATCACCATGGGCCAGGTCGCCGAGCCGTACATCCCGCTGCGCGCCGTACGGCACCTGGAGAAGGGCCGTGTGGTCATCTTCGGCGCCGGTATGGGCATGCCGTACTTCTCCACCGACACCACCGCCGCCCAGCGCGCCCTGGAGATCGACGCCGAGGCCCTGCTGATGGGCAAGAACGGCGTGGACGGGGTCTACGACTCCGACCCCAAGACCAACCCCGAGGCCGTCAAGTTCGACTCGCTCGGCTACGGCGAGGTCATCACGCGCGACCTCAAGGTCGCCGACATGACCGCCATCACGCTGTGCCGCGACAACAAGCTGCCGATCCTGGTCTTCGAGCTCCTGGCGGAGGGCAATATCGCGCGGGCCGTCAAGGGTGAGAAGATCGGCACACTCGTGGGTGACCAAAGCGGCCGGGCCTGACCGGGACCGACCTCGGCCGGGGACAAGCCCGGGCCGAGGACGGACCCTGACCGGGGGATGGACAATGTCCTGCCGGTCCGGAACCGTGCAGGAATAAGACGCGACGCAGCCGGCCGCCACCCCGACGAGGAGCAGCTGCCGGGCCTACTCAAGACACGCAGGAGCAAGTGGTGATCGAAGAGACCCTCCTCGAGGCCGAGGAGAAGATGGAGAAGGCCGTCGTGGTCGCCAAGGAGGACTTCGCCGCGATCCGCACCGGCCGTGCGCACCCGGCGATGTTCAACAAGATCGTGGCCGACTACTACGGCGCGCTGACGCCGATCAACCAGCTGGCCTCGTTCTCGGTGCCGGAGCCGCGCATGGCCGTGGTGACCCCGTTCGACAAGAGCGCGATGCGCAACATCGAGCAGGCGATCCGCGACTCCGACCTGGGCGTCAACCCGAGCAACGACGGCAACATCATCCGAGTGGTGTTCCCCGAGCTGACCGAGGAGCGCCGCAAGGACTACATCAAGGTCGCCAAGACCAAGGGCGAGGACGCCAAGGTGTCCATCCGCTCGGTCCGCCGCAAGGCCAAGGACGCCATCGACAAGCTGATCAAGGATGGCGAGGTCGGCGAGGACGAGGGCCGCCGCGCGGAGAAGGAGCTCGACGACACCACCGCGAAGTACGTCGCTCAGGTGGACGAGCTCCTGAAGCACAAGGAAGCGGAGCTGCTCGAGGTCTGATGAACGACTCTTCCTGGGGGGCGCCGCCACAAGCCGGGTACTGGGGGCCGTCCGAGCAGGGGCCTGTCCAGGGGGCAGCCCCGGCGGGTCCCGCATACGATGCGCATAACGCGCAGCAGACTCGCCCCATGCCCATCGCGCCCGACGTACCCGCACATGGCGGAGACCAGGATGACGACCGGGGGGCCGCTCGGCTGAGCGGCCCCCTGTTCCGCGACGACACCCCGTCGGCGGGATCCCTCGGGACCCCTTCGCAGAAGCCGCAGGAGCCCATGCCCAGCCCCGTCCCACAGCCCGCCCCCGCACCGCAGAAGAAGAGTGCGGGACGCGATCTGGGTGCCGCGATAGGGGTCGGCGTCGGGCTCGGTGCGGTGATCGTCGCGTCGTTGTTCGTCGTCAAGGCCGTGTTCGTCGGGGTCATAGCGGTCGCCGTGGTGGTGGGCCTGTGGGAGCTCACATCACGGCTCGAGGAGCGCAAGGGCATCAAGGCGCCGCTCGTCCCGCTCGCGGTGGGCGGTGCGGCGATGGTCGTCTCCGGCTACGTCCGGGGCGCCGAGGGCGCGTGGGTGGCGATGGCGCTCACCGCGCTGGCGGTCCTGGTCTGGCGGATGACGGAACCGCCCGAGGGCTATCTCAAGGACGTCACGGCGGGCGTCTTCGCGGCTTTCTACGTGCCGTTCCTGGCGACGTTCGTGGCCATGATGCTGACCGCCGACGACGGTCCGCGCCGCGTCCTGACGTTCCTGCTGCTGACGGTCGTCAGCGACACGGGTGCGTACGCGATCGGCTGGCGCTTCGGCAAGCACAAGCTGGCACCGCGCATCAGCCCCGGCAAGACCCGTGAGGGCCTCTTCGGAGCGGTCACCTTCGCGATGGTCGGGGGCGCGCTGTGCATGCAGTACCTGATCGAGGGCGGCACGTGGTGGCAGGGGCTGATCCTGGGCTTCGCGGTCGCGGCCACCGCCACGCTCGGTGACCTCGGTGAGTCCATGATCAAGCGGGACCTGGGCATCAAGGACATGGGCACCCTGCTGCCGGGTCATGGCGGCATCATGGACCGGCTGGACTCGCTCCTGCCGACGGCGCCGGTGGTCTGGCTGCTGTTGGTGCTCTTCGTGGGATCCGGCTGACCTGCGCGCATGTCGGTGAGGGGCTCGTCGTCCACGGTGACGGCGGGCCCCTTTTCGTCGGGGGCCGACGGCTTCTCGCCGGGTGGCCGACGGCCCGGGGTCAGTGGTGACCCAGTCCACCGCTGCCGAACGAGCCGCTGCCGCCGTCGTGCCAGCGCTCTCGCTTCTGCGACGCGCTCGTGCGGGTCGACATGTGGGTCAGCTCGTACGGGGTGAGAGCGTGCTGTCCCTTGGCCACCTTGGGTACCTCGGCGGCCTCCCGGACCTCCCGCATCTCGCGGACCGGCCCCCCCTGAGGCATGTGCGGCTGTTCCTCGGCGCGTGGCAGACGCGGTGCGCGGGTCCGCATGCGGCAGCTCAGCCAGAAGCTGCCGCCCAGGAGTGTGATGAGTGCCACGGCGATCAAGAACAGCGCCAGGCTGATCAGGCCGCTGGGCTCCGCCAAATACATCGTCGATGCAGTACTCATATAAGGCAAATACCCTCAAATTACCCAACGAACCTGCCACCCCGACCGGCCTGTGCCGTACTTCGACGGGCCGGCGGCTTCGAACCGGGCTGCTGTCCTCGGCGGGATGTGGATCCGGCAGCCGGGTGGCGCCCCGCACGGCTCGCGGCCCGGGTCACGTAATTCGATCTGCGACACTGGTATGGCCATGCCTAAGCCCGGAGAACTCACATTCGTCGCCCCCCGCGGAGCCAAGAAGCCGCCGCGGCACCTCGCCGACCTCACGCCCGCCGAGCGCAAAGAGGCGGTTGCCGCGATCGGTGAGAAGCCGTTTCGCGCCAAGCAGCTCTCGCAGCACTACTTCGCGCGGTACGCGCACGACCCCGCGCAGTGGACGGACATCCCGGCCGCCGCGCGCGGCAAGCTCCAGGAGGCGCTGCTTCCCGAGCTGATGACGGTCGTGCGGCATCTGTCGACCGACCAGGACACCACCCGCAAGACGCTGTGGCGCCTGTTCGACGGCACACTCGTCGAGTCCGTGCTGATGCGCTACCCGGACCGGGTGACCATGTGCATCAGCTCGCAGGCGGGCTGCGGGATGAACTGCCCGTTCTGCGCCACCGGACAGGCAGGCCTGGACCGGAACCTGTCCACGGGCGAGATCGTGCACCAGATCGTGGACGGGATGCGGGCCCTCAGGGACGGCGAGATCCCGGGCGGCCCGGCGCGGCTGAGCAACATCGTCTTCATGGGTATGGGCGAACCGCTCGCCAACTACAAGCGGGTCGTGGGCGCCATCCGCGCGCTCACCGACCCGGAGCCGGACGGGCTCGGGCTCTCGCAGCGCGGGATCACCGTGTCGACGGTCGGGCTGGTGCCCGCCATCCACCGGTTCTCCGACGAGGGCTTCAAGTGCCGCCTCGCCATCTCGCTGCACGCCCCGGACGACGAACTGCGCGACACCCTTGTCCCCGTCAACACGCGGTGGAAGGTGCGCGAGGTGCTGGACGCCGGCTGGGAGTACGCGGCCAAGTCCGGACGCCGGCTGTCCATCGAGTACGCCCTCATCCGGGACATCAACGACCAGGCATGGCGTGGTGACCGGCTCGGGCGGCTGCTCAGGGGTAAGCCTGTACACGTCAACCTCATCCCGCTGAACCCGACACCGGGTTCGAAGTGGACCGCCTCGCGGCCCGAGGACGAGAAGGCGTTCGTCGAGGCGATCGCGGCTCATGGGGTGCCGGTGACCGTCCGGGACACCCGGGGCCAGGAGATCGACGGAGCCTGTGGTCAGCTCGCCGCCACCGAGCGGTAATCTGGCGAGGTCCAACCACATCTTCATATTCCGACAGGGGAGCGCCACAGCGCTGAGAGTGCGGTAGCCGGAGCACCGGTGGGCCGCAGACCCTCAGAACCTTGCCCAGGTCATTCTGGGTAGGAAGTTCGGGCATCACTCAAGCTGTTGCGCCCTGCCCGGGAACCTTCCGAGGATCCCGGGCAGGGCCGCGTCTCTTCCTGGTCATCCCAGGAGGAATTCAGTGATCACCAAGAGGAAGACCACGGCCGTCGTCATCGGGCTGGGCCTCGTCACGCTGTCCGCGTGCGGGTCCTCCGACAGCGGCGGTGCCGGGGACTCCAAGACCGTCACGCTCGTCAGCCACGACTCGTGGGCCGTCTCGAAGAGCGTGCTGGCGGACTTCGAGAAGCAGTCCGGGTACAAGGTCAGGGTCCTCAAGGACGGCGACGCCGGGCAGGCCGTCAACAAGGCCATCCTCACCAAGGACAACCCGCAGGGCGACGTCTTCTTCGGCGTCGACAACACCCTGTTGTCCCGCGCGCTCGACAACGGGCTGTTCCAGTCGTACGAGGCCAAGGGCTCCGACCAGATCGTCCAGCAGTACCGGATCGACCAGGACAGGCACCGGGTCACGCCCATCGACTCCGGTGACATCTGCGTCAACTACGACAAGGCCTACTTCAGCAAGCACAAGCTGGCACCGCCGGCCTCCTTCGACGACCTGATCAAGCCCGCGTACAAGAACCTCCTCGTCACCGAGAACGCGGGCACGTCCTCGCCCGGCCTCGGTTTCCTGCTCGGGACCGCCGCGAAGTATGGGGACGACGGGTGGCAGGACTACTGGAAGAAGCTCAAGGCCAACGGTGTGAAGGTGGTCGACGGCTGGGAGCAGGCCTACAACGACGAGTTCTCCGGGTCCGCGGGCGGCAAGAAGGCCAAGGCCGACCGGCCGCTGGTCGTCTCGTACGCCTCCTCCCCGCCCGCCGAGGTGATCTACGCCGACCCGAAGCCGAAGGCCGCGCCGACCGGGGTCGCGAGCGGCACCTGCTTCCGCCAGGTCGAGTACGCGGGGCTGCTGAGCAACGCGAAGAACACGAAGGGCGGCAAGGCGCTCCTCGACTTCCTCATCAGCGTCAAGTTCCAGGACGACATGCCGCTGAACATGTTCGTGTACCCGGTCCGCGAGACCGCTCAGGTGCCCGAGGAGTTCGTGAAGTTCGGCCCGCAGGCCAAGAACCCCGAGACCCTGGCGCCCGCCAAGATCGCCGACAACCGTGACCAGTGGGTCAAGTCGTGGACCTCGCTCGTACTGAAGTAGCGTCTCGAAAGAGCCGCAAGGAGAGCGCGACGCGGATGGGGCTGATGGCCCTGCCCGTCGCGTTCTTCGCCGTCTTCTTCGCCTATCCCGTCGCCGCGATCGTCGCCCGTGGTCTCAAGATCGACGGGGCCTGGCGGTTCGGACGGATCGGTGAGGTGCTCGCGCAGTCCGACATCCGGCACGTCCTGTGGTTCACCACCTGGCAGGCGCTCGCCTCCACGGCGCTCACGCTGCTGATCGCGCTCCCCGGCGCGTATGTCTTCGCGCGCTTCGATTTCAGGGGCAAGCAGGTGCTGCGGGCGGTGGTGACCGTCCCGTTCGTACTGCCGACGGTCGTGGTCGGTACGGCGTTCCTGGCCCTGCTGGGCCGGGGCGGATTCCTCGACCAGCTGTGGGGTGTACGGCTGGACACCACCGTCTGGGCGATTCTGCTCGCGCACGTCTTCTTCAACTACGCGGTGGTCGTACGGACCGTCGGCGGGCTCTGGTCGCAGCTCGACCCGCGTCAGGAGGAGGCCGCGCGGATGCTGGGTGCCTCCCGGTTCGCGGCCTGGCGCAGGGTGACGCTGCCGGCGCTGAGCCCGGCCGTGGCCGCCGCCGCGCTGATGGTCTTCCTGTTCACCTTCACCTCGTTCGGTGTGGTGCAGATCCTCGGCGGGCCGACCTTCTCCACCCTCGAGGTCGAGATCTACCGGCAGACCTCGGAGATCTTCGACCTCGCGACCGCGGCGGTGCTGACGATCGTCCAGTTCGTGGCCGTCGGCGCGATCCTCGCCGTGCACGCCTGGACCGTACGCCGCCGGGAGACCGCCCTGCGCCTGGGCGCTCCGGAGCTGACCGTGCGCAGGCCGCGCGGGGCCGGCCAGTGGGCGCTGCTGGGTGGGGTCCTGGCGAGCATCCTCGTTCTTCTCGTCCTGCCGCTCGGGGTACTGGTCCAGCGGTCCCTGGACGCACCCGGCGGCTACGGATTCGCGTACTACAAGGCGTTGACCTCGGCCGACAGCGGCATCTTCCTGGTGGCGCCGATCGCGGCGATCGGCAACTCGCTGGAGTACGCGCTCGCCGCCACCGCGATCGCCGTCGTGATCGGCGGTCTGGCGGCCGCCGCCCTCACCAGGCGGACCGGGCGTCTCGTACGGGGCTTCGACGCGCTGCTGATGCTGCCGCTCGGCGTGTCCGCCGTGACCGTCGGGTTCGGCTTCCTGATCGCGCTCGACGAACCGCCGCTGGATCTGCGCTCCTCCTGGATCCTGGTGCCGCTCGCGCAGGCTCTGGTGGGCGTCCCCTTCGTCGTACGCACCGTGCTGCCGGTGCTGCGGGCGGTGGACGGACGGCTCCGGGAGGCCGCCGCCGTCCTCGGAGCCTCGCCCTGGCGGGTGTGGCGGGAGGTCGATCTGCCGTTGGTGCGGCGCGCGCTGCTGATCGCGGCGGGGTTCGCCTTCGCCGTGTCGCTTGGCGAGTTCGGGGCGACGGTCTTCATCGCGCGGCCCGACAACCCGACCCTGCCGGTCGCCGTGGCCCGGCTGCTCGGGCGCGCGGGTGACCTCAACTACGGCCAGGCGATGGCCCTTTCGACGATCTTGATGGTGGTGTGCGCGGTGGCCCTGCTGCTGTTGGAACGCATCCGCACCGACCGGACGGGGGAGTTCTGATGGCGCGACTCACGAAGCAAGCGACGGAGGGGACGCAGGAGGGGACGGCGGAGCATCCCCGGACCCGGACCCGGACCCAGATACGAACCCAGACCCGGACGCGCGACGCCCTGCTGAGGGTCGAGGCCGCGACCGTACGCTTCGGCGGTCGGCCGGTGCTCGACGCCGTCGACCTCGACGTCGCCGAGCACGAGATCGTGTGTGTGCTCGGACCGAGCGGCAGCGGAAAGTCCACGCTGCTGCGGGCGGTGGCCGGACTGCAGTCGCTCGACACGGGCCGCGTGCTCCTGGCGGGACACGACCAGGCCGGGGTGCCCGCGCACAAGCGGGGTGTCGGGCTGATGTTCCAGGACCACCAGCTCTTCCCGCAGCGGGACGTGGGCGGCAATGTCGCCTTCGGGCTGCGGATGCATGGCGCGTCGAAGGAGCAACAGGGCGCGCGAGTCGAGGAGTTGCTGGAGCTGGTGGGGCTGCC is a window of Streptomyces sp. NBC_00271 DNA encoding:
- a CDS encoding ABC transporter permease, which produces MDLARTEVASRKSRKESATRMGLMALPVAFFAVFFAYPVAAIVARGLKIDGAWRFGRIGEVLAQSDIRHVLWFTTWQALASTALTLLIALPGAYVFARFDFRGKQVLRAVVTVPFVLPTVVVGTAFLALLGRGGFLDQLWGVRLDTTVWAILLAHVFFNYAVVVRTVGGLWSQLDPRQEEAARMLGASRFAAWRRVTLPALSPAVAAAALMVFLFTFTSFGVVQILGGPTFSTLEVEIYRQTSEIFDLATAAVLTIVQFVAVGAILAVHAWTVRRRETALRLGAPELTVRRPRGAGQWALLGGVLASILVLLVLPLGVLVQRSLDAPGGYGFAYYKALTSADSGIFLVAPIAAIGNSLEYALAATAIAVVIGGLAAAALTRRTGRLVRGFDALLMLPLGVSAVTVGFGFLIALDEPPLDLRSSWILVPLAQALVGVPFVVRTVLPVLRAVDGRLREAAAVLGASPWRVWREVDLPLVRRALLIAAGFAFAVSLGEFGATVFIARPDNPTLPVAVARLLGRAGDLNYGQAMALSTILMVVCAVALLLLERIRTDRTGEF
- the rlmN gene encoding 23S rRNA (adenine(2503)-C(2))-methyltransferase RlmN codes for the protein MPKPGELTFVAPRGAKKPPRHLADLTPAERKEAVAAIGEKPFRAKQLSQHYFARYAHDPAQWTDIPAAARGKLQEALLPELMTVVRHLSTDQDTTRKTLWRLFDGTLVESVLMRYPDRVTMCISSQAGCGMNCPFCATGQAGLDRNLSTGEIVHQIVDGMRALRDGEIPGGPARLSNIVFMGMGEPLANYKRVVGAIRALTDPEPDGLGLSQRGITVSTVGLVPAIHRFSDEGFKCRLAISLHAPDDELRDTLVPVNTRWKVREVLDAGWEYAAKSGRRLSIEYALIRDINDQAWRGDRLGRLLRGKPVHVNLIPLNPTPGSKWTASRPEDEKAFVEAIAAHGVPVTVRDTRGQEIDGACGQLAATER
- the tsf gene encoding translation elongation factor Ts; translated protein: MANYTAADVKKLRELTGAGMMDCKKALDEADGNVDKAVEALRIKGQKGVAKREGRSAENGAVVSIIADDNTSGVLVELKCETDFVAKGEKFQAVANEIAQHVVKTSPADLEALLGSEIVPGKTVQAFVDEANANLGEKIVLDRFAQFSGAYVTAYMHRTMPDLPPQIGVLVELDKADADLAKGVAQHIAAFAPKYLSKEDVPAEVVESERRVAEETTRAEGKPEAALPKIVEGRVNGFFKEATLLGQPYALDNKKSVQKVLDEAGVTLKRFVRIKVGI
- a CDS encoding phosphatidate cytidylyltransferase, with the translated sequence MNDSSWGAPPQAGYWGPSEQGPVQGAAPAGPAYDAHNAQQTRPMPIAPDVPAHGGDQDDDRGAARLSGPLFRDDTPSAGSLGTPSQKPQEPMPSPVPQPAPAPQKKSAGRDLGAAIGVGVGLGAVIVASLFVVKAVFVGVIAVAVVVGLWELTSRLEERKGIKAPLVPLAVGGAAMVVSGYVRGAEGAWVAMALTALAVLVWRMTEPPEGYLKDVTAGVFAAFYVPFLATFVAMMLTADDGPRRVLTFLLLTVVSDTGAYAIGWRFGKHKLAPRISPGKTREGLFGAVTFAMVGGALCMQYLIEGGTWWQGLILGFAVAATATLGDLGESMIKRDLGIKDMGTLLPGHGGIMDRLDSLLPTAPVVWLLLVLFVGSG
- the frr gene encoding ribosome recycling factor, producing the protein MIEETLLEAEEKMEKAVVVAKEDFAAIRTGRAHPAMFNKIVADYYGALTPINQLASFSVPEPRMAVVTPFDKSAMRNIEQAIRDSDLGVNPSNDGNIIRVVFPELTEERRKDYIKVAKTKGEDAKVSIRSVRRKAKDAIDKLIKDGEVGEDEGRRAEKELDDTTAKYVAQVDELLKHKEAELLEV
- a CDS encoding thiamine ABC transporter substrate-binding protein gives rise to the protein MTKRKTTAVVIGLGLVTLSACGSSDSGGAGDSKTVTLVSHDSWAVSKSVLADFEKQSGYKVRVLKDGDAGQAVNKAILTKDNPQGDVFFGVDNTLLSRALDNGLFQSYEAKGSDQIVQQYRIDQDRHRVTPIDSGDICVNYDKAYFSKHKLAPPASFDDLIKPAYKNLLVTENAGTSSPGLGFLLGTAAKYGDDGWQDYWKKLKANGVKVVDGWEQAYNDEFSGSAGGKKAKADRPLVVSYASSPPAEVIYADPKPKAAPTGVASGTCFRQVEYAGLLSNAKNTKGGKALLDFLISVKFQDDMPLNMFVYPVRETAQVPEEFVKFGPQAKNPETLAPAKIADNRDQWVKSWTSLVLK
- the pyrH gene encoding UMP kinase; its protein translation is MTTTQADKGEKTDDGKGAGRFLLKLSGEAFAGGGGLGVDPDVVHKIAREIAAVVRGGAQIAVVIGGGNFFRGAELQQRGMDRARSDYMGMLGTVMNCLALQDFLEKEGIDSRVQTAITMGQVAEPYIPLRAVRHLEKGRVVIFGAGMGMPYFSTDTTAAQRALEIDAEALLMGKNGVDGVYDSDPKTNPEAVKFDSLGYGEVITRDLKVADMTAITLCRDNKLPILVFELLAEGNIARAVKGEKIGTLVGDQSGRA
- a CDS encoding DUF6479 family protein, with translation MSTASTMYLAEPSGLISLALFLIAVALITLLGGSFWLSCRMRTRAPRLPRAEEQPHMPQGGPVREMREVREAAEVPKVAKGQHALTPYELTHMSTRTSASQKRERWHDGGSGSFGSGGLGHH